The Sesamum indicum cultivar Zhongzhi No. 13 linkage group LG2, S_indicum_v1.0, whole genome shotgun sequence genome contains a region encoding:
- the LOC105156717 gene encoding uncharacterized protein LOC105156717: protein MSADWGPVVIAVVLFVLLSPGLLFQLPGRGRVVEFGNMQTSGLSILVHTIIYFGLITIFLIAIGVHIHTG from the coding sequence ATGTCTGCAGATTGGGGACCGGTGGTGATAGCGGTGGTGCTGTTCGTGTTGCTCAGTCCGGGGCTGCTTTTCCAGTTACCTGGGCGTGGGCGGGTTGTGGAGTTCGGCAACATGCAGACAAGTGGGCTTTCTATTTTAGTCCACACAATCATTTATTTTGGGCTTATCACTATTTTCCTCATTGCCATTGGCGTCCACATCCACACTGGTTAA